The window TTCTAGGCAAAGGTTGTTGGGCAGTGTCCATACTCCCAATTTCTCTTGCTGAGCTTTTCTTACTAGAGTTACCAGCAACTACAGAACTTCTAGAAGCTGATGATGGGGAGTAATGCACTCCACTGCCGGTTTCATCAAATTTTCCCAGCACGTCTCTGTCTGATAACCCGTTTGTCCTATTGGGATTACTCATTATGTGTGTGCTAAATTTATACATAATCCCAGGATCTGCAGGATTAATAGCAGTGCACCgaacataaagaataaaaacaaGGAGTACCTGCAAATCCATGAGAGGAAAGCTCAAAATGCATGAACAATGCATAAGATCGCATTGGCTTAGCTAAATTCAGaaaaaaaatagtattttatttttcgcaaccaagaaaggaaaagataGAAACAGTATATAAATTGATAAAACATGAATCTGGTTTCAAATTCACAAAAttgccaaaaaaaaataccaacaTCATAAGTTAGGTCAAAACTAAAAGATGCACAAACTTTTGGATGTTTCAGGAGATTCTGCCTCCATAATATCATATGAATAACACATTCCAAAGAACAGATGGCTTAGCACTCTGCATTGATAGATAGCACATCCTCTTGAGATTTTTTACTTGTATATTCACTAGCCAACCAATAACTAAGTTTACCAATGGTATTATTAATCTGACTGTTGCGGGGATGCAAGAAAGACAAAACAATACGATAAAGCTACAAAAAATAGAACTGAAAAGGCAACCTTTTCATTGAAGAGGAGAATTAACTACACAATAGGTAATTATTTGCAAAATCACAACCAAATATATTGCCCACACAATCAATAATCCATAACATCTAAGAcccaaaatatattttatagctACCACAATTAGAAAGTTATATACCACAGGTGAATAGGTGGCAATCAGAGCATACTCCCAGATGCGGCCTCCGAGGAAAGGGGCAAAGAAAGCATAAAATGCAATCACCAATAAGCAGAATACAGTAATTGCAACAACCTGTCAAACATGagacaataattagaaaacaagaGCAACAATGCataatttatttacaaatagTGATATCAGTGTGACATATATGCTAATACagaaataacaaataatatgaGTATTGAAAAGGTCCTATTTGCGAATGCTTTTCCTGGACAAAACTGCTGATTGAAAAGGTGATTCAGCATTTAAAATTAGTAAAGAATGTCATATACTCTTCAAATTTTCACATGTCAAATGTATTCATGCATCAAATGTGGATGCTTAAAATATTAGAATGGGGTTTCCAATTGTCAGCCGTGTGAATTTCAACAACCGTAACATCAACAAACCAAGATATAATTAACAAGAAGAAGGCTTATCATAAATCAGATGCAACCTTCTAAATAATGTTGTCTATAAGACGCATAAGGTTTCCATGGAGGAGAAGATCCACAAGCAAGAAATCTCATTACAAAGCCACATTGAAATTTTCGGCTGTTCAAGAAAATGCAATCCACCAAGCGAAAAATCGCCAAAATGCGCATAGACTGCAACCTAGGTAAGTACTACATAGCCTAAGATAATCACGGGAGCAAATCATAGGGATGAGGGTGTCTCAATGTTAAAAAGGCAGCATTCTTTGAGCTATGATTGAAGAAACATCACAAAGAGACTTCAGTTTCAAGACAATCTCATTCAATTGGAAGGAAGTCAGCAGTAAAATTGGGTTCAATCTCCAGCTGAACATCAACATAAATAAACCAAACTAGTGTAGCCATATGAAACTTGTTGATATAAGAGATATATAGGAAGAAAAACGCCGTTCTTGAGTCAACTCTACAACTGAACTAACCCCCTTAAAACTATTACATAAACAGAAACAGAATTACTTGAACCCCCCATTGACAGGGATAAGCATACTTTCTTTCTTATataaaatttgtaaatatatcTGAATTTTTCCAATAATTCAAATTGCTTGCATCTCAACCAGGAGAGCTTATGAACTCTCAACATAATTCCACAGAGCTATTAGACATATCGCACATTATGGACTGCAGAAATCTGACATGATTTACATTTTATGGGAGCTCACTACACATTCTAAATTTAGACAatgtcagctattaatatgaagtggacctttaactatcagcttgagcttttagctaaaacggttccatgacatggtatcagagccagtgtgaccaagtggtccagggttcgattcctggcagccccatttgttgagttatttgcaggacatggtaatatgggcctgtgttgtcacgcttcaagcccaagtgtgcttttgcgtgtgggggtgtgtcagctATTTCATGTTCTCTCATTGTTTGGTTCTCAAGCTATCTTGGCTGGCTTGTTTCACTAAGCAGACTACTATCTTTACGATGATCGCTGTTGCACTTCTGACGAAGAGATACCATGTGAAGAGATGCCACGCCATAGATCAACCTATTAAAATTAGTTATTTCTTGCTGATCGTCTCATCAGATCTTTGGGTAAAGCAGCTTTTGTATGATTTAGGATCTGTACTATGTTGTCTCTTTTTTGGTCTTCTTATGATATGGCCAATCCGCTAGCCAAAATCATTTGAAGCTATGGATGATACAAGTACAGAAGAAGGACCTCGAATCATCATTACGTTCAACCCTAAGAACAAAAAGCATCTTTCATTGTCTTTTTTCGGTTTCATTCCAGCTTCAAATTCGCTTCTTCCCATTTGTAAATTAAATCTAAAGAATCAGCTGTATAAGTTGCTCCAGCACTTGTCAATGGCTGTTCGAATCTTCTTTGGTTTACATAGCTCTTGAACAACTCTTGCCCATGTAGAGGATTTTGGAGGCAAAAACTTCCGCAACATCAAGTCGACAATCCTCGAAGCACCTAGAACTCTTTGTCTCTTCAATAAGCGAACGGCAAGCTCATCTAAAAAGTCACTCCCATCTTGAGGTGGATTTACCTTTTCCCTTAATGTTCTCAAGAATATGTCACATGTTACCAAGTCAGGATCACAGTCCCGCTCTATCATGCTATTTAAAAGATCAACAGCATGGGATATCCTAAACTGCTTGCATAAAGCATCGAAAAGTATGTTATACGTGATCACATCCGGTTGAGAATCAGGCCCCAAACACAGCATCTCATTGTAAAGTTTAAAAGCCTCTTTTACTGAGCCAACATTGCAAAGGCCATGAATCATTGAACTATAAGCTACAGCATCTGTTTGCAACCTTTCCCTAACATTTGTGCCCAAACCACCAAAGCCTCCTTGACCCGCCCATCCTTGCATAGCCCGTGAATGAGTACACTGTAACAAAACTCATTATTGGCACAATCTTTGGCCATGTCTCTCCAAATTTCAATGGCCTTATTGCTATTACCTGCCTCGAAGAATCCCTTCATCAAGGAGCTATAAGTGAAAGCATTCGGTGTGCAATCTTTCTTAACCATCTCCATACAAAGTTTCAATGCCTCATCTGGCTTTCCTTCTCGACACAAGCCATCAATAAGCGTACTAAACAGAATAGTATTAAGTTTACAACCTTTTTCTACCGACTCCTTGAACAATTTCATTGCCTCTTCAGGCTTTCCCTCCTTAAATAACCCACTAACTAGCACCGAATACACGTATTCGTTTCCCCGATACCCTCTTTCTTCCATCAAAACCAAGAGTTGAGCTCCATCGAGAGCTCTTCCTTGCTTAACAAGTCCGTTAATGATTGTCCCATACGTGACTTCATTAGCCACACATTTACTAAACACCATCCGATCCAAAAGACTAAGAGCCTTATCCAACTTCCCTTTCAAACACAACCCATGAATAAGTGTGTTATATGTTACTTCATTAGGAACACAACCTTTGAGAAACATATTATCAACGAGCTTTGTCACCCGTGTTAGATCACCCTTCTTGCACAACCCATTAATCAAGACATTGAACATAACCGAACTCGGAAAACACCCCTCAACTTGCATCTCATCTAATAGAGAAACAGCCTCATCAATCCTATCCTCTTTGCAAAGCCCATCCATCAATGTACAATAAGTATATGCATCAGGAACACAGTTTTTAACCGGCATGTCCCGAAACACCTCAATGGCACCATCAACTAGTCCTATCTTACACATAGCCTTAATAACCAAATTAAAGCTAAGTGAATTAGGCAATATATTCATATGCTTCAAACTAACAACATGATTATAAAACTCCAAAGCACGATTATACAAACACTCTTTTATAATAACATTAAGAACCGAATTAAATGACTTCACTGTTactttacacagaaattcatgaCCCATTCTATAAAACAATTCAATAGCCTTCTCAGGCAAATGAGCTTTCCCATATGCCTTAAAAATAACAATGAAACTCTTCTCTGTCAAAACTCTGTTTTCAAGTCTCACTCGAACTAATATCTTCTCCAATGACCTAAAATCACCCAAATTGGCATAGTTTTCAATCAAGGAATAGAAAGTTGAATCACCTGGCGTATAAGAACCCATTTTGGAGGCTGAATTGAAAATTTTATCAGGTATTGGAGACTGAAATTCATTGCCTGTTGCAAAATCATTATCGTTGTTCTGTTCATTGTCATACTGGGTAGTGGATGGACTTGCACGAACTGAAGAATAAAAGTGAGAATGGAAGTTATTTGGGATGAAACCCAAAGTGCGCAAGTAGTTGAGGCCAATGAGGAAAGAGCGGGCAAAGGGTCTCCCGTTGTGTAGAGAGCATTTTGGCATAGGGATTCAAAAGATTTTAGCTTTGCTAGCAGTCGCAGTTTGATTGAGAGACCCGGTTTTAGTATCAGTCCGGCAATATTACAAGTATGGAGCTCTTGAATACCTATTTACCAGTAGCCGGCCTGGACAACAACCAAAAAAGTACTAACACTAACCcagaaatataatatttaaacggaagaagaaaacaaaaggCATTATAACAGAAAACTCGTCTACCAAGAACTAATTTTTTCACATGGTttctataaataataaaaaatctgGGGAAAAGTTCCCAACAAGTAGATACCTAAGCATAACAAGCAAAAAGTAATAGTTTGCCATTTCTAAGCGAAATCAATAATTTGGACATACCCGAATCAGTAATTAAGAAAAAAACACTAAAACACGGAAATGGAGTATTAAGAAAAGAGGATTAATACCTGAAAAGTGTGTGCTGGTAATTCCCATCCATGCTTCCTCACCATGACTGCCAAACTAAACCCGCCCAAAAACTCCCAAACAAAACCCTATAACATAGGGAAAGAGGGAGAGAAATATTCTCCTTTAGTCTTTCAAGTCAGTTCTACCTGACAAGTAGTGATGAAAGATGATGAAATAAAGGAAAGAACTTTAGGGTCAGAAAgaaggaaataaaaaaaacaaaaaggaagaaaacaaaagggaagattataagaaaaatgaaaacagttaggaggaggaggagaaacCCAGAAAATGACAAAAGGGGGAGAAGCGTTGACAGACAAAGGAAAGGGATAATTGTCTTTCAAAATGTGAAGCTCAAGGGTAAAGTAGGGTATGGACTAACATGGTCTTACCCCCCTTGAATGTGCAACTAATTTTTGATGGTTTCACAAACTAAACCTTACTTAAGGTTTATTTTGTCAAAGACAAGGTAACTATAGCTTTTACATTTCTTTTAATAGTCCGCacttttatatctaatatattgtTAATCATTAACTTTGTTATATTCAATAATTTAatcattaacttttttttttttttgttacattcaACAATTTAATAAtggattaaattgtttaaaaattcaaatatttaaaagattaagggctcgtttgttttacctactgtttgctattTACTGTTTGATGTTTGTcgttggaaaaaactgtttttctgaaaaacagagattctctgcttttgtaaaatgctgtttttcaggtgtaaaaggcaaacaggaggtcactaaccaaacacccagtgctgcttttcagatgtaaaaggcaaatagaatgtcactaaccaaacacctaaaattctcccttttgaaatgaaaagataaacaggagcatgaaaatgagcaatcAAACATCCtctaaattattaaatatattacaattttattctatattattataataGATTGATTCATTCATTTAATAATATTAGTATCATTTTTGCTAATCGTTCTACGAATAGTGTTATCTATAAATTTGTAAGGGCATCCTATTATATGTTAGGAGTGATAGAGTGACATACTAATCCTCTAAATTTCATTGTTCAAACCTTGTATTCTGTTTCTACTTAATACATGGTCGTTTcttttcaaaatatatatattattaaaatataaaactcAAACTGTATATTATGTAAAAATATAGAAACTAATAAATTAGTATTTAccttttctataaaaaaaatatgtaccttaatttttaaataattttgtttggagtttatttgattttttacttTATATCTCAAAGTTgtaacccaaaaaaaaatcaaggttTTCAACTAGCCCGATCGAATCTATTCAATCCAATATGGTCTAATAAGCAAATTAGTTTGAATAGATATACAAATATTATATTGCTCATGATCGGTAAACACCCAACTATTCGGACGGCTTATCCGGTGATTTgtaaactataaaattatactactaATTTAAGTGTTTAAGAAAATGACTGCTAAACCGTCTAAACTTTGTTTGGACGctcaaaaaaatttattctgATTTTTCTCAATTAAACCATGTGGGCTTTTCCCCCCTCTTTGGTGTTTTCTTGACCACCTAGGCGGTGATCggaacaacaaaaaaaaatattttattattattattattattcatttttgAACATTGTTGTATGGTTGCTGATTAATTCTATTTGCTattcgtatattttttttaattgtgttCTCTTCTTTACTTGTTTCATAATTTTcgggggtaaattacatacgtggtgtacaacatttacttgttatcacactttggtgtacaacctttaattttgcacactaaaatgtacaacaTTTTGTTGACTTCCCACTAAAATGCACAGCAGGTAAAAGTGACATGTCAATCCTGTTAACCACTTGGTCAACATGACACCTCATCAATTTTTACTccttaaaaattaaaagtggtccccacatattattaaattacttttatacccttaataaaaaaaaatcccaattcCCTCTTCTAATTTTTCTCACATATTCCctttcataaaatttattttgtcattaTCTCTCTAAAacctct is drawn from Euphorbia lathyris chromosome 9, ddEupLath1.1, whole genome shotgun sequence and contains these coding sequences:
- the LOC136205676 gene encoding pentatricopeptide repeat-containing protein At4g20090-like; this translates as MGHEFLCKVTVKSFNSVLNVIIKECLYNRALEFYNHVVSLKHMNILPNSLSFNLVIKAMCKIGLVDGAIEVFRDMPVKNCVPDAYTYCTLMDGLCKEDRIDEAVSLLDEMQVEGCFPSSVMFNVLINGLCKKGDLTRVTKLVDNMFLKGCVPNEVTYNTLIHGLCLKGKLDKALSLLDRMVFSKCVANEVTYGTIINGLVKQGRALDGAQLLVLMEERGYRGNEYVYSVLVSGLFKEGKPEEAMKLFKESVEKGCKLNTILFSTLIDGLCREGKPDEALKLCMEMVKKDCTPNAFTYSSLMKGFFEAGNSNKAIEIWRDMAKDCANNEFCYSVLIHGLCKDGRVKEALVVWAQMLGKGCKQML